From the Papaver somniferum cultivar HN1 chromosome 2, ASM357369v1, whole genome shotgun sequence genome, the window catgttgagatgaaagtattgactaagggggagtgatacatatcaccatagtattgttgtcgaagttgtgatgtaagaactttgatactgtgtaataatactatgacattgtataacaatgatcgagagcttttgttttctcattgttatggctacggatcttcaacaactatgatgttgaattgaacatctatggaatcatgggagtacttggaaaagacgaagttttcgagtaatgttgatgcaccaaggagatcaagcatgtggacgagaagctacaaagttttatttattttgtaatccatatgtattgatagtttttccactaaaattgacaaagggggagattgttagagcattgctcagtcgaactcgcatgcgttgctatctcaagcatgtttgtcaagtttagttgtcaaaactatatgtcttgatttctacttatagctaagtctcggtttaggacagtttattGTAGTCGAGCTCTAGAatccatggtgatcatcttacgaagacgaagaactactcaaggaactagtggaacttcatccgactaaaaggtatgtggagacttgaacttatctatcactcaaaagtctacctctctatctcccactcttgagacaaagtcgtataagtatgatagttttcatacatacacatttgctattttgatccgagtttactcgcctatctttttctcgaaatatgtgttggtaagctttcacttgaaccacttttcatcttaacccgtgacgaaagtcatgatgacgtttcaatcttgtaaatagctttgatgacgatagttgtgaataacgactgttataacattatagaagaatgtttcaatgattgaaatgtatagttgagattacgtaaccaactatggatataagcatatatagtgtgttcgcacattagtgcataaatacatgtgccggaaaccaagtgtgtgcatatgtgtgcatacgttattggtgaaggagacaggttgggtacgcgtaccagcggaagttttcaaaccgaaaatttatgctgagtttgtaagtttgcaaactgttaaaccagtcaccttaggtacacatacccgtacgcgtacccacggaatttTTCGAAcgaaattttttgctgagtttctaaactcaaatccggtagctatggtacacgtacccgtacgcgtgcccaagctggttatatttattAAATCGGAAGttcaacttaaaacaataaatcaataaggagtgcaatatttgcaaaccgtggctatattgttcatgaattgattcaagtgaatcaaaccgattttttttcaactgtgtctattcataaagacctaagcaattgaacaactcttcaactagttcttatgagtcatttgaactagttatgtgaagaagatgaatacggttaatatggaagtgctcatatggctaaccaccgGTTAACTATaggtgaaccaactaagtgtacacgtttaggtacggttactcaaacctaaattaaatacatttcacttgtgtgtgacaagctaaatttcgatctaacggttgaaagatattagcttggttaaatcaggtttttcatctaacggtgaatattgaatgctttgttaccaaggtaacttggcaAAACTAAAGGAGACAAccagcaactggaaaaactaatccccacacctcctgtatgacaCTAGTTGGTttacctagagtcgattctccttaaatcttaggtttcttctcgaaaccccgtaggttaacgactgaaagacttcattgggattgtgaagccagacgaaactacttctcttgtagttgagcgatctgatcttgccattttctatcgtacgagttcaattgaataattgagttgagattatatctctgataggaaaagataaaaagaaatcacaaacatctttgtctcatcgtttgtgattccgcaatatctagcttcgctaccatacgatttagattattatgaggtgattgataattctaggctgttcttcgggaatataaatcccgGTTATcagttggtttctgttcaccttgattttatcaaaatacggaacaaaactctttaggtttatccgtgggagacagatttatctatcatcgtggacttttctgtgtgatacagatttgtttattaaagtcttgaactttgggtcgtaacaactcttggttatgggtgagatcagctaagggaatcaagtgcgtagtatcctgctgggattagagacgtaaggagcgcaattgtacctttaatcagtgtgatactgattagggttcaactacagtccagaccgaagttagtttgtataaggatagtgtctgtagcggcttaatacagtatggtgttcaatctggactaggtcccggggtttttctgcattttcagtttcctcgttaaaaaattttctggtgtctgtgttatttctattctgcattatattttgttatataattgaaatatcacaggttgtgcgtaaagatcaatcaattagaatatccaaactttggttgttgattgacacttggatattggtctttggtaccatccaagtttgtctctctagtatttgataaagactcgcagatttccatttgcttgagtaaagatcaaatcgagagattgagatattaaatctttgatatacttttttctagattgagtctgactgtcaaaTCTGCCTAACACATCACACTTCTGATCTAACACCAAATTTTTTAGAGCCACCATTTTATCATAGGCATTCATCCCTCGAATATTCCAGCTTATCATGTAATTCTCTCGAGTTTGCAGGAAACTAAGATAATGAAAATGAACCAATGGATGGTTAGGCAGATTTGGTTTGATACAGAGTTTGATTAGGATTACATGCCATCAACTGGTAGCTGTGGTAGTAGTGGTGGTCTTCTTACTATCTGGAATAGGAGCAAGTTGTTGAAAGAAGGTGGAAGAATGGGTAAGAACACAATTTCTACTCTTTTTACTCAAAAGATTAATGGTTTTAAATGGGTTGTTTGCAACATGTATTCACCTTGTGAATATAATGTGAGGGCTTTGTTTTGGTCTGACTTAGAGGAGGTTAGGCACTGGTGGAATGGACCCATTTGTTTGGCAAGAGATGTTAATGCAGTCAGATATGATGAGGAGAGAAATATAGAAGAATGTGATAGCAGGAATAAGGATTTTCTTAACAATTTCATAAATAGCCAGGAATTGGTAGATCTGAAATTGTTGGGTTTAGCCTATACTTGGTTTGATAGATTTTTGCTTAGTGTGGAGATGAATTTGAGGTTTCCAGAAGTTATTCAGGTGGCTCTAACAAGGGTAACTTCAGATCATAAGCCTATCATGCTGGCCACAAAACCAAATATAATATGTAAGCCTTACTTTAAGTTTGAAAATAGCTGGATTTTGCATAGGGATTTTTTGAAGAAGGTAGAGAAATGGTGGGGAATAATGAAGCATCAAGGTATTCCTAGTTTTGTTTTCTTTAAGAAAcaacataattttaattatttcttGAAGAACTGGAGTACAGAGGAATTTGGTGGTGTTAAGAAGGAGAAGGCAGAGTTGACAGAAAATATTGATTGCCTAGATCAGATTGAAAATTCCCATGTTTTGTTTCAGGACCAGTTTGAAGAGAGATTGAATTAAATGCTGAATTTGAAGAATATTACTGTTATGGAGGCAAGAACGTGGCATTCCAGAGAACAGCAGAATGATTTTAGGTGGGATATTCTAATACATCCTATTTTTTAGAATTGCCAATGCTAGAAAAAACAGAAATACTATAGCTAAACTTGAGATAGAAGGTGAAGAATGTTTTGATCAAGAAATAATTAGGATGGAGATGAGAAGTTATTATGAGAATTTGTTTAAGGAACAAAATGATGTGGATTTTTCTCTTGATAATTTGGATTTTccaagtgtttgagggtgaaaactgcttctgacggttttggtaattttgtgtgtgtggatgagaaacgagtctaaaccctaaacaatgaactacacgggagtacttttgattcgagagatcaatctgtaaatcCTGGCCTAAAataagaaatggttgttccaggcttgcttcggtcacaaagtgaaggagaagagttggtcttagggagggaagcgaagaaagtgttgagaccagaataattgaatCTGAAGATGTGgttgtttgtgacttgtatcagaaagtggaaatggttatctgaatgaaaagctatcaggtgatttctggatactgtgttgctctcctgaccaaaacttgtcgtttggtggaaataggtgaaacctatttatacaagtcgtagtaaaacgtaccctggtctcgtcgGAAGTGGAAGCGTGGAGTAACGTGTAAggtcagaatttatgcttccatgatgaaggaaacatttacaccattacttcttgccattactaaccacttttcttcatgacactttcttgtaacgggcgtattgcatgccacacgctttaaaccgccagaccaatgccctgatgagtatcccccagtttgtgacatgtttgatgtctcgagtgttttcgtggaaaacatgtagcactttgctgcgtgtggcaagttaaaatcaagagacttgccgcaggaaaataacatgcgatgctattaggcttgtcttggctggtcgcctgaaacttgccacaagtctgccgGCTCGGTGGAGAACTTTGAtgactgagattgcatctcatgaggaagggtagtcgttgattatggctaccttctattggagcctgataatggcgcaatgacacatttggtgcatgccagcgccattgcagcatggatggcatggctcgtgcatgtcagtggaacggtggtgcaagtggcgcctggcgtagccatggccactggatttaggaGGCGGGTCGCTTAAAATTTTCCACAAGTCTGGCAATTTGGTGGaagacttggatggctgagatcacatctcatgaggaagggtagccgttgattatggatacctacCGTTGGCGCgtgataatggcgcaatggcacctttggtgcatgccagcggcattgcagcatggttggcatggctcgtgcatgtcagtggcacggtggtgcaagtggagcctggcatagccatggccactagatttaggcggcgagtcacctaaaagttgccacaagtctgtctgtttggtggaaaacttggatggctaagattgcatctcataagaaagggtatccattgattatggctaccttccgttgtgcatgccagcggaatgatggtgtaagtggcgcctatcgtagccatggccacggatttaggcggttggtcgcctaaaagttgccacaagtatgTTAGTTCGGTgatgaacttggatggctgagattgcatctcatggggaatggtagtcgttgattgtggctaccttatgttggcgtTTGCCAATGGAATAGTGCGCCTTTGGTGCATGCTGGTGTcgttgcggcatggatggcatagtttgtgcatgccagcggcacgatggtgcaagtggcgcctggcatagccacgaccgctggatttttggcacgttggtgttagattcaaacctggtgtggcaacatcagttttagtGGCCACATTGATTCCCATGTTCtatggaacattgtttggctcggttggcatGAAAaccttgcctaaattagggtttggcatgtcgaaaccttaattagcgtatatggcatgtagtatgcggtaggtggcacgtttggcatgtgaaCTTGGCATGCCaatttggcgtgtgcgattggcatgatTTTTGcatgcttggcatgccgtttggcatgtgcgcctgacatgtttgt encodes:
- the LOC113352442 gene encoding uncharacterized protein LOC113352442, with the protein product MPSTGSCGSSGGLLTIWNRSKLLKEGGRMGKNTISTLFTQKINGFKWVVCNMYSPCEYNVRALFWSDLEEVRHWWNGPICLARDVNAVRYDEERNIEECDSRNKDFLNNFINSQELVDLKLLGLAYTWFDRFLLSVEMNLRFPEVIQVALTRVTSDHKPIMLATKPNIICKPYFKFENSWILHRDFLKKVEKWWGIMKHQGIPSFVFFKKQHNFNYFLKNWSTEEFGGVKKEKAELTENIDCLDQIENSHVLFQDQFEERLN